In Brevibacillus brevis, a genomic segment contains:
- a CDS encoding XdhC family protein — translation MRENVDVLRAIEEARREGKKGALATVIRVRGSAYRREGAKMYVEESGRFTGLISGGCLERDVAETARTVIEQGQPVIKRYELDEDLVWGLGLGCPGTVEILIEPVSNETHPAFALWTEDVLRGRAGALCTVMNQDSDALSLERRLWIPETGSAAGSLGDVGLNRMAAEWTRTLLRKQHPRPVRQSFTLADGTTADVFIDIAVPEPTVMIFGAGHDAMPVARLSQSLGYSTVVIDPRESYNTEERFPGAARLLVTPAGYAEKVAVTHRSYLIIMNHHLERDKEALRFAISSKAPYIGLLGPLSRRNRLLELLVNEGCVFAKSQMDRLFSPIGLDIGADSADEIAVSILAEIVALRSGHGGGPLRNKDRIHLAAVRSG, via the coding sequence ATGCGGGAAAATGTTGATGTCCTTCGGGCGATAGAGGAAGCGAGAAGGGAAGGAAAAAAAGGCGCACTTGCGACCGTGATTCGCGTGCGCGGCTCCGCTTATCGGCGGGAAGGTGCCAAAATGTACGTGGAGGAATCCGGCCGGTTTACCGGGCTCATCTCCGGAGGATGTCTGGAACGGGATGTGGCGGAGACGGCCCGTACTGTAATCGAGCAAGGGCAGCCGGTGATCAAGCGGTACGAACTGGATGAGGACCTCGTATGGGGTCTCGGGCTGGGATGTCCGGGCACGGTCGAGATCCTGATAGAGCCCGTCTCGAACGAAACGCATCCCGCCTTTGCCCTGTGGACGGAGGATGTGCTTCGCGGCAGAGCAGGCGCGCTTTGTACGGTAATGAACCAGGACTCAGATGCCCTCTCCCTGGAGCGGCGTTTGTGGATTCCCGAGACGGGGAGCGCCGCCGGCTCCCTCGGAGATGTGGGACTCAACCGAATGGCAGCCGAGTGGACCCGTACCCTGCTTCGGAAGCAGCATCCGCGACCGGTCAGACAGAGCTTCACGCTCGCGGACGGAACGACTGCCGACGTATTTATCGACATCGCGGTGCCGGAGCCGACTGTCATGATTTTCGGGGCGGGCCATGACGCCATGCCGGTCGCAAGGCTCAGCCAGTCTCTCGGGTACTCCACTGTCGTGATTGATCCGCGGGAGTCCTACAATACCGAGGAGCGTTTTCCGGGAGCGGCGAGACTGCTAGTGACCCCAGCCGGGTACGCGGAGAAGGTCGCCGTTACACATCGGAGCTATCTGATTATCATGAACCATCATCTGGAGCGGGATAAGGAAGCGCTGCGTTTCGCCATCTCCTCGAAGGCGCCGTACATCGGTCTGTTGGGGCCCCTCTCCCGCCGCAACCGCCTGCTCGAATTGCTGGTAAACGAAGGATGCGTGTTTGCCAAAAGCCAGATGGACCGTCTGTTCAGCCCGATCGGACTAGACATCGGGGCCGATAGTGCGGACGAAATTGCAGTCAGCATCCTGGCCGAGATTGTGGCGCTGCGCAGCGGCCATGGCGGCGGTCCTCTGCGAAACAAAGACCGCATTCACCTTGCTGCGGTCCGTTCCGGCTAA